In Bacillus sp. DX3.1, the following proteins share a genomic window:
- a CDS encoding AMP-binding protein has translation MKQAVWFPTEEYKEKTRLYEWMTALGYEDYETFYKKSIEDTAWFWGEAERAVGYQWMKPYTEVLDLENGTPFAQWYTEGTCNVVESVLSRWLADEETRKQPALMYEGENGTTKSFTYEELDLWVSRVANGLKQSGIEKGDRVTIYMPMIPETVVAMLAVMKIGAIISPIFSGFAADAVMTRVQAAGSKMIITADGFSRRGKIVSLKDEVDKACEHCPSVEKVVIVRHAGNDFTPHHYDLSWSTLEKEKPFTHAEEMKSDDPLMLIYTSGTTGKPKGTVHTHAGFPLKAAFDAGFGMNIKQGDRVLWVTDMGWMMGPFLLFGSLVNGATMVMYEGVPDYPEADRLWETVDRYQITHLGISPTLIRALMAKGDDFVKKHSLQSLEVFASTGEPWNPDPWMWLFETVGKGKVPICNYSGGTEISGGIFGNVLIKPIAPISFNASLPGMAAVVLDEKGVPIRDEVGELCLEKPWVGMTKSFWEDDERYVNTYWSRFENKWVHGDWVIYDGEQYIITGRSDDTLNIAGKRIGPAEYESILVKHNDVVEAAAIGVPDEIKGEVCHCFVVLREGTSFTPELKKELMSLVNSHIGKALCPKDVHVVEDLPKTRNSKVMRRVIKAAYLGKELGDLSSLVNPEVVTYIQGLQSQQI, from the coding sequence TTGAAACAAGCCGTTTGGTTTCCAACTGAAGAATATAAAGAAAAAACACGTTTATATGAATGGATGACAGCGCTTGGATACGAAGACTATGAAACATTTTACAAAAAATCAATTGAAGACACTGCCTGGTTTTGGGGGGAAGCGGAACGTGCCGTCGGCTATCAATGGATGAAACCATATACAGAAGTATTGGATTTAGAGAACGGTACTCCATTTGCACAGTGGTATACTGAAGGAACATGTAATGTTGTAGAATCTGTTTTATCTCGCTGGCTTGCAGACGAAGAAACAAGAAAACAACCTGCATTAATGTATGAAGGAGAAAATGGAACGACAAAGTCGTTCACATATGAAGAACTTGATCTTTGGGTGAGCCGTGTCGCCAATGGATTGAAGCAGTCTGGAATTGAGAAAGGTGACCGTGTAACAATTTACATGCCAATGATTCCAGAAACGGTTGTTGCTATGTTAGCAGTTATGAAAATTGGTGCGATTATTTCCCCGATTTTCTCAGGGTTTGCGGCAGATGCAGTCATGACACGTGTACAAGCCGCAGGATCGAAAATGATTATTACAGCAGATGGGTTTTCACGCCGTGGTAAAATCGTTTCTTTAAAAGATGAGGTTGATAAAGCATGTGAACATTGCCCATCCGTTGAAAAGGTTGTAATCGTTCGTCATGCAGGAAATGATTTTACACCTCATCACTACGATCTTTCATGGAGTACGCTGGAAAAAGAGAAACCATTTACACATGCTGAAGAAATGAAAAGCGATGATCCCCTTATGTTAATCTATACATCTGGAACAACTGGAAAACCAAAAGGAACCGTACACACGCATGCTGGTTTTCCGTTAAAAGCAGCATTTGATGCTGGATTTGGTATGAATATTAAGCAAGGTGACCGTGTGTTATGGGTTACAGATATGGGCTGGATGATGGGGCCGTTTTTACTGTTTGGCTCTCTTGTAAACGGCGCAACAATGGTAATGTATGAAGGGGTACCTGATTATCCAGAAGCTGATCGGTTATGGGAAACGGTTGATCGATACCAAATTACACATCTAGGCATTTCGCCTACATTAATTCGAGCATTAATGGCAAAAGGCGATGACTTTGTAAAAAAACATTCTCTGCAAAGTTTAGAAGTTTTCGCATCAACAGGAGAGCCATGGAACCCAGACCCATGGATGTGGCTTTTTGAGACGGTTGGAAAAGGAAAAGTGCCAATTTGTAACTATTCAGGGGGAACGGAAATTTCCGGTGGTATATTTGGAAATGTTCTTATTAAACCGATTGCACCAATTAGTTTTAACGCATCATTACCAGGAATGGCAGCTGTTGTATTAGATGAAAAAGGTGTGCCAATTCGAGATGAAGTTGGCGAGCTATGTTTAGAAAAACCATGGGTTGGAATGACAAAAAGTTTCTGGGAAGATGACGAGCGGTATGTAAATACGTATTGGTCTCGTTTTGAAAATAAATGGGTGCATGGTGATTGGGTCATCTACGATGGAGAGCAATACATTATTACAGGTCGTTCTGATGATACGTTAAATATCGCAGGAAAACGAATTGGTCCGGCTGAATATGAATCTATTCTTGTAAAACACAATGATGTAGTAGAAGCCGCTGCAATTGGTGTACCCGATGAAATAAAAGGAGAAGTATGTCACTGCTTTGTTGTTTTACGTGAAGGCACATCATTTACACCTGAACTTAAAAAAGAATTAATGAGTCTAGTAAATTCTCATATTGGGAAAGCATTATGTCCAAAAGACGTTCACGTCGTAGAAGATTTACCGAAGACGCGTAATTCTAAGGTAATGAGACGAGTAATTAAAGCGGCATACTTAGGAAAAGAACTAGGAGATTTATCTTCTCTAGTTAATCCAGAAGTTGTCACATATATTCAAGGATTACAATCTCAACAAATATAA